One stretch of Aeromicrobium fastidiosum DNA includes these proteins:
- a CDS encoding rhomboid family intramembrane serine protease — translation MREASVGFQCPSCIAEGAKTIRQPRTVAGGAITGREGRVSMILIAINVAAYVAQVATGGFSSEIYQRGAMQGYLVADGDYWRLLTSAFLHNGLLHLAFNMYALYLFGPFVERALGTARYVVAYLTAAVGGSISVYLITDPLVGTAGASGAIYGLLAMALVFLLKAKQDVRALLVLLAINAFISVAGARISWEGHLGGFVAGLALGAVFAYAPRDRRTLVQVLAISAIWIAMIVAFVLRTSALTP, via the coding sequence ATGCGAGAAGCCTCCGTCGGGTTCCAGTGCCCCTCGTGCATCGCCGAGGGTGCCAAGACGATCCGCCAGCCCCGCACCGTCGCGGGCGGCGCGATCACCGGCCGCGAGGGCCGGGTCTCGATGATCCTCATCGCGATCAACGTCGCGGCGTACGTCGCGCAGGTCGCGACAGGCGGTTTCTCTAGTGAGATCTACCAGCGCGGGGCCATGCAGGGCTACCTCGTCGCTGATGGGGACTACTGGCGTCTGCTGACGTCGGCCTTTCTGCACAACGGTCTTCTCCACCTGGCCTTCAACATGTACGCCCTCTACCTGTTCGGGCCGTTCGTCGAGCGGGCGCTCGGCACGGCTCGCTACGTCGTGGCCTACCTGACCGCCGCGGTCGGCGGTTCGATCTCCGTCTACCTAATCACTGATCCACTGGTGGGCACGGCGGGTGCCTCAGGAGCGATCTACGGGTTGCTGGCCATGGCGCTGGTGTTCCTGCTGAAGGCCAAGCAGGACGTCCGAGCGCTGCTGGTACTGCTGGCGATCAACGCGTTCATCAGCGTGGCTGGCGCCAGGATCAGCTGGGAAGGACACCTCGGCGGCTTCGTCGCGGGCCTCGCCCTTGGTGCCGTCTTCGCCTACGCCCCGCGCGACCGCCGCACGCTGGTGCAGGTGCTCGCCATCTCCGCGATCTGGATCGCCATGATCGTGGCCTTCGTGCTCAGGACGTCGGCACTCACGCCTTGA
- a CDS encoding DUF3817 domain-containing protein, with amino-acid sequence MKSALLRYRVMATIVGVLLIILILIGVPLKYLATDGSSAQQLGENITTYLGVAHGWLYMIFLVMAAILARAARWSIPFTVTTLLAGTIPVVSFWAEHRATKAVRAAHPETV; translated from the coding sequence GTGAAATCCGCACTGCTCCGCTACCGCGTCATGGCCACGATCGTCGGCGTGCTGCTGATCATCCTGATCCTGATCGGCGTGCCCCTGAAGTACCTCGCGACCGACGGGTCGTCGGCACAGCAACTCGGCGAGAACATCACGACCTACCTCGGCGTCGCGCACGGCTGGCTCTACATGATCTTCCTGGTCATGGCGGCGATCCTGGCCCGGGCGGCCCGCTGGTCGATCCCGTTCACGGTCACGACGCTGCTCGCGGGCACGATCCCCGTCGTGAGCTTCTGGGCCGAGCACCGGGCGACCAAGGCCGTCCGCGCCGCCCACCCCGAGACGGTCTAG
- a CDS encoding enoyl-CoA hydratase/isomerase family protein: MSVTVERLADGIAVVTFSAPPVNLYSLEMHADFDAALDEVLADPPRALLIRAEGKIVSGGVDVAQFHARKSKAETLKLYDRMLELPTRIDAMPFPTFFAAHGLTLTWAFEVAVACDIILASEKAKFGLVERVIGLTPTMGGTQRLAARAGVGRAKEFVFTGDLYDAATLERWNVVNRVLPIEGFDDAVVAFVRAIAVGPTKAFGAAKDILRHFEAGGVPQAIEHTTAIASELFDTADLQHGMESFLENGPGKATFEGR; encoded by the coding sequence ATGAGCGTCACGGTCGAGCGTCTCGCCGACGGCATCGCAGTCGTCACCTTCAGCGCGCCGCCGGTCAACCTGTACTCCCTGGAGATGCATGCCGACTTCGACGCCGCGCTCGACGAGGTGCTGGCCGATCCGCCCCGGGCGCTGCTGATCCGCGCCGAGGGCAAGATCGTCTCCGGCGGCGTCGACGTCGCCCAGTTCCACGCCCGCAAGAGCAAGGCCGAGACGCTCAAGCTCTACGACCGGATGCTCGAGCTGCCGACCCGCATCGACGCGATGCCGTTCCCGACGTTCTTCGCCGCGCACGGGCTCACGCTCACGTGGGCCTTCGAGGTCGCTGTCGCGTGCGACATCATCCTGGCCAGCGAGAAGGCCAAGTTCGGCCTCGTCGAGCGGGTCATCGGCCTGACGCCGACGATGGGCGGCACCCAGCGACTCGCGGCCCGTGCCGGCGTCGGCCGCGCCAAGGAATTCGTCTTCACCGGCGACCTCTACGACGCCGCGACGCTCGAGCGATGGAACGTCGTCAACCGGGTGCTGCCGATCGAGGGGTTCGACGACGCGGTGGTGGCGTTCGTCCGGGCGATCGCGGTCGGACCGACCAAGGCGTTCGGTGCGGCCAAGGACATCCTGCGCCACTTCGAGGCGGGCGGCGTGCCCCAGGCCATCGAGCACACCACGGCAATCGCCTCGGAGCTGTTCGACACCGCCGACCTGCAGCACGGCATGGAGTCGTTCCTCGAGAACGGTCCCGGCAAGGCGACCTTCGAAGGTCGCTAG
- a CDS encoding SURF1 family protein codes for MSDRPPFSPRAWLSPGLLGLHVLGIVAVVFCVLMGLWQMGVYDSRQHDEQADKREVPRVALTDLWTPDTPFTRVLNHRPVTIDGSFAPADDQIWVTPKEQDGREGAWLVAPLQVDGGDTMLVVRGWSASTDTFPPVPAGRVSIDAVLEPGEPAEAAAGAFDPADRTIGAVRLPTLINEMPYDLYSGFAVSTDASSAGGLDLVPPPQPGDVSWTVGLRNLAYALQWWVFGMFAAFMWWRMCTETIEASRAKVA; via the coding sequence GTGAGCGACCGGCCTCCGTTCTCGCCGCGCGCCTGGCTCTCGCCGGGCCTGCTCGGTCTGCACGTGCTCGGCATCGTCGCCGTGGTGTTCTGCGTGCTGATGGGGCTGTGGCAGATGGGGGTCTACGACTCGCGACAGCACGACGAGCAGGCCGACAAGCGGGAGGTCCCACGGGTGGCCCTGACTGATCTCTGGACACCCGACACCCCGTTCACGCGCGTGCTGAACCACCGGCCCGTGACGATCGACGGATCGTTCGCGCCCGCCGACGACCAGATCTGGGTCACGCCCAAGGAGCAGGACGGCCGCGAGGGGGCCTGGCTCGTCGCACCGCTGCAGGTCGACGGCGGCGACACGATGCTGGTCGTGCGCGGCTGGTCGGCCTCGACCGACACGTTCCCTCCGGTCCCGGCCGGACGCGTGTCGATCGACGCGGTGCTCGAGCCGGGCGAGCCGGCCGAGGCAGCAGCGGGTGCGTTCGACCCGGCCGATCGCACGATCGGGGCGGTGCGGCTCCCGACGCTGATCAACGAGATGCCCTACGACCTGTACTCGGGCTTCGCCGTGAGCACCGATGCGTCATCCGCCGGGGGTCTCGACCTGGTGCCACCGCCCCAGCCGGGCGACGTCTCGTGGACCGTCGGTCTGCGCAACCTCGCGTATGCGCTGCAGTGGTGGGTCTTCGGGATGTTCGCGGCGTTCATGTGGTGGCGGATGTGCACCGAGACGATCGAGGCTTCGCGGGCGAAGGTAGCCTGA
- the pknB gene encoding Stk1 family PASTA domain-containing Ser/Thr kinase — MTESGDIDANDGVVRLGDRYELGGLLGRGGMADVRVGRDLRLGRTVAVKQLRGDLSADDTFQARFRREAQSSAALNHPSIVAVYDTGESIDKHGSHVPYIVMEYVEGQTLRDIMRGAENGRKILPERALSITADILSALDYSHRSGIIHRDIKPANVMLTPSGQVKVMDFGIARAIADTSSAMTQTAAVIGTAQYLSPEQARGETVDARSDIYSTGCLLYELLTGRPPFIGDSPVSVAYQHVREEAKPPSQLNPDVSQAIDNIVAKSLAKRVDDRYESAADMRKDIDRVLAGGSVAAPAATAIVGGTSVAPAVAAAAAGAGGTRRALPEPEDDSDGSGKWWAIGALALVLIAAIVGVLWMTGTFDAKEPPPTPQVEIANVAGQSVEVATRALENDKLVVGDQTTQPSNDVDEGDVIETDPPAGQQVDEGSTVNLVVSSGPETVDVPSLSGYTYDRAKELLTSLGLEVEKEMQDSNLPRDQVINTDPPSGTAVEAGSTVKLIVSRGEVTVPDLVGKTQDEAQAALDELDLKYDVTYDPNATDPANTVTRQSPSSGQQVPRGSRITLTVSARPETPAPTTPTPPATDGELPDGDALGG, encoded by the coding sequence ATGACCGAATCCGGCGACATCGACGCCAACGACGGGGTCGTCCGCCTGGGCGACCGCTACGAGCTCGGCGGTCTGCTGGGTCGTGGCGGCATGGCCGACGTGCGCGTCGGACGCGATCTGCGCCTCGGACGCACCGTGGCGGTCAAGCAGCTGCGCGGTGACCTCTCGGCCGACGACACCTTCCAGGCCCGCTTCCGCCGCGAGGCGCAGTCGTCCGCCGCGCTCAACCACCCCTCGATCGTCGCGGTCTACGACACGGGCGAGTCGATCGACAAGCACGGCAGCCACGTTCCCTACATCGTCATGGAGTACGTCGAGGGCCAGACGCTGCGCGACATCATGCGGGGGGCCGAGAACGGCCGCAAGATCCTGCCCGAGCGCGCCCTGTCGATCACCGCCGACATCCTCAGCGCCCTCGACTACAGCCACCGCTCCGGCATCATCCACCGCGACATCAAGCCCGCCAACGTCATGCTGACGCCGTCGGGTCAGGTCAAGGTCATGGACTTCGGCATCGCCCGCGCCATCGCCGACACGTCCTCGGCCATGACGCAGACCGCGGCCGTCATCGGCACTGCGCAGTACCTGTCGCCCGAGCAGGCGCGCGGCGAGACCGTCGATGCCCGCAGCGACATCTACTCGACCGGCTGCCTGCTCTACGAGCTGCTGACCGGACGGCCCCCCTTCATCGGCGACAGCCCGGTCTCTGTGGCCTACCAGCACGTCCGCGAGGAGGCCAAGCCCCCGTCGCAGCTCAACCCCGACGTCAGCCAGGCGATCGACAACATCGTGGCCAAGTCGCTGGCCAAGCGCGTCGACGATCGCTACGAGAGCGCTGCCGACATGCGCAAGGACATCGACCGCGTCCTCGCCGGCGGATCCGTCGCGGCTCCTGCGGCCACCGCGATCGTCGGTGGCACCTCCGTGGCCCCCGCCGTCGCCGCTGCGGCTGCCGGCGCAGGTGGCACGCGTCGTGCCCTGCCCGAGCCCGAGGACGACTCCGACGGATCGGGCAAGTGGTGGGCCATCGGTGCCCTCGCGCTCGTGCTGATCGCCGCGATCGTGGGCGTCCTCTGGATGACCGGGACGTTCGACGCCAAGGAGCCGCCGCCGACGCCGCAGGTCGAGATCGCCAACGTGGCGGGCCAGTCCGTCGAGGTCGCGACGCGCGCGCTCGAGAACGACAAGCTCGTCGTGGGCGACCAGACGACCCAGCCGAGCAACGACGTCGACGAGGGTGACGTCATCGAGACCGATCCTCCGGCCGGCCAGCAGGTCGACGAAGGGTCCACCGTGAACCTCGTCGTGAGCTCCGGCCCCGAGACGGTCGACGTCCCGAGCCTGTCGGGCTACACGTACGACCGCGCCAAGGAGCTGCTCACGAGCCTGGGGCTCGAGGTCGAGAAGGAGATGCAGGACAGCAACCTGCCCCGCGACCAGGTCATCAACACCGATCCGCCGAGCGGCACCGCCGTCGAGGCAGGATCCACCGTCAAGCTGATCGTGTCGCGGGGAGAGGTCACGGTGCCCGATCTCGTGGGCAAGACGCAGGACGAGGCCCAGGCTGCCCTCGACGAGCTCGACCTGAAGTACGACGTCACCTACGACCCCAACGCCACCGATCCGGCCAACACCGTCACCCGCCAGTCGCCGTCGAGCGGTCAGCAGGTGCCGCGCGGGTCGAGGATCACGCTGACGGTGTCGGCCAGGCCCGAGACGCCGGCGCCGACCACGCCGACGCCTCCGGCCACCGACGGCGAGCTGCCCGACGGCGATGCGCTCGGCGGCTGA
- a CDS encoding peptidylprolyl isomerase — protein sequence MASQLIATFSTNHGDIVVNLFPDHAPKTVDNFVGLAEGTKEFVDPATGQVATKPFYDGLGFHRIIANFMLQGGDPLGTGTGGPGYTFEDEFHPDLRFDKPYLLAMANAGPGTNGSQFFITLVPTDWLNRKHTIFGEVADDASRAVVDAIGKVSTDGFDRPAKPVVIEKLTIARSEA from the coding sequence GTGGCCTCGCAGCTCATCGCGACCTTCTCGACCAATCACGGCGACATCGTCGTGAACCTCTTCCCCGACCACGCTCCCAAGACGGTCGACAACTTCGTCGGCCTCGCCGAGGGCACCAAGGAGTTCGTCGACCCGGCCACCGGCCAGGTCGCGACCAAGCCCTTCTACGACGGGCTCGGCTTCCACCGCATCATCGCCAACTTCATGCTGCAGGGCGGCGACCCGCTCGGCACCGGAACGGGTGGCCCCGGCTACACGTTCGAGGACGAGTTCCACCCCGACCTGCGCTTCGACAAGCCCTACCTGCTGGCGATGGCCAACGCCGGACCCGGCACCAACGGCTCGCAGTTCTTCATCACCCTCGTGCCGACCGACTGGCTCAACCGCAAGCACACGATCTTCGGTGAGGTCGCCGACGATGCGAGCCGTGCCGTCGTCGACGCGATCGGCAAGGTGTCGACCGATGGCTTCGACCGTCCGGCGAAGCCCGTCGTGATCGAGAAGCTGACGATCGCCCGTTCCGAGGCATAG
- a CDS encoding DUF881 domain-containing protein, whose product MGTKGSHALQRKPLAVLAAFSVTGFLFVAAAVSADGDDLRPSGGDVASLLRERSERIDARRDTAQTLRSEIDQLSSSVTGKDLDALRKRVKQLEPVTGLTSLVGPGMRVTLTDAPRTGDDPDIDPRLLVVHQQDIQAYVNAMWAGGAEAMSLQGQRLMSTSGITCVGNTVLLDGVPYSPPYVIEAIGPVGGMNRAIDESAEASSYADYSRRYDLGLEVDQLAQVTIKAYANPVALSHARATS is encoded by the coding sequence ATGGGCACCAAGGGCAGCCACGCTCTGCAGCGCAAGCCGCTGGCCGTGCTCGCGGCCTTCAGCGTCACCGGCTTCCTGTTCGTGGCCGCGGCCGTCAGCGCCGACGGCGACGACCTGAGACCGTCGGGCGGCGACGTCGCCTCGCTGCTGCGCGAGCGGTCCGAGCGCATCGACGCCCGCCGCGACACCGCGCAGACACTGCGCTCCGAGATCGACCAGCTGTCGTCGAGCGTCACGGGCAAGGACCTCGACGCCCTGCGCAAGCGCGTCAAGCAGCTGGAGCCCGTCACGGGGCTCACCTCGCTCGTCGGCCCCGGCATGCGGGTCACGCTGACCGATGCGCCGCGCACCGGCGACGACCCCGACATCGATCCGCGCCTGCTCGTCGTGCACCAGCAGGACATCCAGGCCTACGTCAACGCGATGTGGGCCGGTGGGGCCGAGGCCATGTCGCTGCAGGGACAGCGGCTCATGTCCACCAGCGGCATCACGTGCGTCGGCAACACGGTGCTGCTCGACGGGGTCCCCTACTCGCCTCCCTACGTCATCGAGGCGATCGGCCCCGTGGGGGGCATGAACCGCGCCATCGACGAGTCGGCGGAGGCGTCCAGCTATGCCGACTACTCGCGCCGCTACGACCTCGGCCTCGAGGTCGACCAGCTGGCGCAGGTCACGATCAAGGCCTACGCCAACCCGGTCGCCCTCAGCCACGCCCGGGCAACGAGCTGA
- a CDS encoding peptidoglycan D,D-transpeptidase FtsI family protein — MNRPIRNIAVACLVLFLALIINANYVQFVEADSLNSKNGNRRVINEEFSRDRGSILVDGKPVAESVKSKDEYKFQRKYPDAELYAPLTGYFSYIFGRSAVESTQNDVLSGSDDRLFVNRVVDLVSNKQPKGGSVELTIDPLAQKAASEGLERLGDETKGAVAAIDPRTGAVLAMVTQPSYDPNQLASHDFDKVQAAWKQLTGDADQPMTNRSTESTLPPGSTFKLITAAAALENGVVNNIDDKVKAGSTLKFPGYGYTLPNENGGNCGGNEITFERALNVSCNVAFGGLALEIGQEKLAAQAAKFGFGTDPISGLAASPSRFTTPDTTLEPPQLGQSGIGQYDVAATPLQMAMVAAGIANDGNVMKPYVIDTVRAPNLRVLDKTQPERLSEAVSSTTARKLREMMVSTVTQGTATSAQIPGVEVGAKTGTAQSTPDRPPYAWFVSYAKDGDKEVAVAVLVESSDTARDEIAGGRLAGPIAKSVMQAVLGS, encoded by the coding sequence ATGAACCGTCCCATCCGCAACATCGCCGTCGCCTGCCTCGTGCTGTTCCTGGCGCTGATCATCAACGCCAACTACGTGCAGTTCGTCGAGGCCGACTCGCTCAACAGCAAGAACGGCAACCGACGCGTCATCAACGAGGAGTTCTCGCGCGACCGCGGCTCGATCCTCGTCGACGGCAAGCCCGTCGCCGAGAGCGTCAAGAGCAAGGACGAGTACAAGTTCCAGCGCAAGTACCCCGACGCCGAGCTGTACGCGCCACTGACGGGCTACTTCTCGTACATCTTCGGACGCAGCGCGGTCGAGAGCACCCAGAACGACGTGCTGTCGGGCAGCGACGACCGCCTGTTCGTCAACCGGGTCGTCGACCTGGTGTCCAACAAGCAGCCCAAGGGCGGCAGCGTCGAGCTCACCATCGACCCCCTGGCGCAGAAGGCCGCCTCCGAGGGACTCGAGCGCCTGGGCGACGAGACCAAGGGCGCCGTCGCCGCGATCGACCCCCGCACGGGAGCCGTGCTCGCGATGGTCACCCAGCCCTCGTACGACCCCAACCAGCTGGCCAGCCACGACTTCGACAAGGTGCAGGCCGCCTGGAAGCAGCTGACGGGCGACGCCGACCAGCCCATGACCAACCGCTCCACCGAGTCGACCCTCCCCCCGGGCTCGACCTTCAAGCTGATCACGGCGGCCGCGGCCCTCGAGAACGGCGTCGTCAACAACATCGACGACAAGGTCAAGGCCGGCTCGACGCTCAAGTTCCCGGGCTACGGCTACACGCTGCCCAACGAGAACGGCGGCAACTGCGGCGGCAACGAGATCACCTTCGAGCGCGCGCTCAACGTGTCGTGCAACGTCGCCTTCGGCGGTCTGGCACTCGAGATCGGCCAGGAGAAGCTGGCCGCCCAGGCCGCCAAGTTCGGCTTCGGCACCGATCCCATCTCGGGCCTCGCCGCCAGCCCCAGCCGCTTCACCACCCCCGACACGACCCTCGAGCCGCCGCAGCTCGGCCAGAGCGGCATCGGCCAGTACGACGTCGCCGCGACGCCGCTCCAGATGGCCATGGTCGCCGCCGGCATCGCCAACGACGGCAACGTCATGAAGCCGTACGTCATCGACACCGTGCGCGCACCCAACCTGCGCGTCCTCGACAAGACGCAGCCCGAGCGGCTCAGCGAGGCCGTCAGCTCGACCACGGCCCGCAAGCTGCGCGAGATGATGGTCAGCACCGTCACGCAGGGCACCGCGACGTCGGCCCAGATCCCCGGCGTCGAGGTGGGTGCCAAGACCGGCACCGCCCAGTCGACGCCCGACCGACCCCCGTACGCCTGGTTCGTGTCGTACGCCAAGGACGGCGACAAAGAGGTCGCCGTCGCCGTGCTGGTCGAGTCCAGCGACACCGCTCGCGACGAGATCGCCGGCGGACGCCTGGCGGGGCCCATTGCCAAGTCGGTCATGCAGGCGGTGCTGGGCTCATGA
- a CDS encoding cell division protein CrgA yields MARDKAPKGPKAQKIGNRWAGPAMVTSALIGLLWIVVFYVLNGQTIDYPSFLQWYADLANWNLVIGMGFIVAAFGFAMKWE; encoded by the coding sequence GTGGCGAGAGACAAGGCCCCCAAGGGTCCCAAGGCCCAGAAGATCGGCAACCGCTGGGCAGGTCCGGCGATGGTCACCTCGGCCCTGATCGGGCTGCTCTGGATCGTGGTGTTCTACGTCCTCAACGGCCAGACGATCGACTACCCGTCGTTCCTGCAGTGGTACGCCGACCTGGCCAACTGGAACCTCGTCATCGGCATGGGCTTCATCGTGGCGGCGTTCGGCTTCGCCATGAAGTGGGAGTGA
- a CDS encoding FtsW/RodA/SpoVE family cell cycle protein has translation MTTPVWVPRKRRGAELFLTFLAVFIGIAAYASVGLGAEGRIPADTYKLGGALIVVAIATHLIVRRVAPYADPVLLPLVIALNGLGLAMIYRLDLGRQQIDPDRAAFANSQLVWTAVGIAAFAGILIAVRDHRRLQTLTYTFGAAAIGLLILPLIPGVGQTINGARIWVVLFGFSFQPGEAAKVCLAIFFAGYLVVKRDALALAGRRIIGIDLPRGRDLGPILACWLISVGILVFQRDLGSSLLFFGLFVVMLYVATERPGWIVVGGLLFGAGAYFGYAAFGHVRVRFDAWLDPFGDPDRNGQVINGLFGLAHGGILGQGLGQGSPQLTPYSFSDFIAASMGEELGLTGLMAILLIYGLIVERGLRIALTCRDAFGKLLAAGLAFSFALQVFVVVGGVTRLIPLTGLTTPFMAQGGSSVVMNWAIIGLLLRISDQTRRPAPEISTFDSNEETQVVKMS, from the coding sequence ATGACGACGCCGGTCTGGGTCCCCCGCAAGCGGCGCGGGGCTGAGCTCTTCCTGACCTTCCTGGCCGTGTTCATCGGCATCGCCGCCTACGCCTCGGTCGGTCTCGGTGCCGAGGGTCGCATCCCGGCCGACACCTACAAGCTCGGCGGGGCGCTGATCGTCGTCGCGATCGCGACCCACCTGATCGTCCGCCGCGTCGCCCCGTACGCCGATCCCGTTCTGCTGCCGCTGGTCATCGCGCTCAACGGCCTCGGCCTCGCGATGATCTACCGGCTCGACCTCGGCCGGCAGCAGATCGACCCCGACCGCGCGGCGTTCGCCAACTCGCAGCTGGTCTGGACGGCCGTCGGCATCGCGGCGTTCGCGGGCATCCTCATCGCCGTCCGCGACCACCGCCGCCTGCAGACGCTGACCTACACGTTCGGCGCCGCCGCGATCGGCCTGCTGATCCTGCCGCTGATTCCCGGCGTCGGCCAGACGATCAACGGTGCCCGCATCTGGGTCGTCCTGTTCGGCTTCAGCTTCCAGCCCGGCGAGGCCGCCAAGGTGTGCCTCGCGATCTTCTTCGCCGGCTACCTCGTGGTCAAGCGCGACGCCCTCGCGCTGGCCGGGCGACGCATCATCGGCATCGACCTGCCGCGCGGCCGCGACCTCGGACCCATCCTGGCGTGCTGGCTCATCAGCGTCGGCATCCTGGTCTTCCAGCGCGACCTCGGCTCCTCGCTGCTGTTCTTCGGCCTGTTCGTCGTGATGCTCTACGTCGCGACCGAGCGTCCGGGCTGGATCGTCGTCGGCGGCCTGCTCTTCGGCGCGGGGGCCTACTTCGGCTACGCCGCCTTCGGCCACGTGCGCGTGCGGTTCGACGCCTGGCTCGACCCGTTCGGCGACCCCGACCGCAACGGGCAGGTCATCAACGGCCTGTTCGGCCTCGCCCACGGCGGCATCCTCGGGCAGGGCCTCGGCCAGGGCAGCCCGCAGCTCACGCCCTACTCGTTCTCCGACTTCATCGCCGCATCGATGGGCGAAGAGCTCGGCCTCACCGGGCTCATGGCGATCCTGCTGATCTACGGGCTGATCGTCGAGCGCGGCCTGCGCATCGCCCTGACCTGCCGTGACGCCTTCGGCAAGCTGCTCGCCGCGGGTCTCGCGTTCTCGTTCGCCCTGCAGGTGTTCGTCGTCGTCGGCGGCGTCACCCGGCTCATCCCGCTGACGGGTCTCACGACCCCGTTCATGGCGCAGGGCGGCTCGTCCGTCGTCATGAACTGGGCGATCATCGGCCTGCTGCTGCGCATCAGCGACCAGACCCGTCGACCCGCCCCCGAGATCTCCACGTTCGACAGCAACGAGGAGACGCAAGTGGTGAAGATGTCATGA
- the glyA gene encoding serine hydroxymethyltransferase: MSHDQHLSEFDPDIAALLDAELHRQQSTLEMIASENFAPVAALEAQGSVLTNKYAEGYPGKRYYGGCEFVDQVETIAIDRLKQLFDAGYANVQPHSGATANAAALHAIATVGDTILGLDLANGGHLTHGMKLNFSGKLYKPVAYHVVPETGLVDMDEVRSLAHEHKPQVIIAGWSAYPRQLDFALFREIADEVGAKLWVDMAHFAGLVAAGLHPSPLPHAHIVTTTTHKTLGGPRGGAILTNDDDVAKKMRSAVFPGQQGGPLEHVIAAKAVAFKMALEPSFKERQQRTIEGAQILAARLLADDMTGAGVKVLSGGTDVHLVLVDLRDSELDGQQAEDRLHEAGITVNRNAVPNDPRPPMVTSGLRIGTPALATRGFGAEEFTEVADIIAAALQPGDVDLEGLRKRVTVLAERFPLYPDITPFTA; this comes from the coding sequence ATGAGCCACGATCAGCACCTGTCCGAGTTCGACCCCGACATCGCCGCTCTGCTCGACGCCGAGCTGCATCGTCAGCAGTCGACGCTCGAGATGATCGCCTCCGAGAACTTCGCGCCCGTCGCCGCGCTCGAGGCACAGGGCAGCGTGCTGACCAACAAGTACGCCGAGGGCTATCCCGGCAAGCGCTACTACGGTGGCTGCGAGTTCGTCGACCAGGTCGAGACGATCGCGATCGACCGCCTCAAGCAGCTGTTCGACGCCGGCTACGCCAACGTCCAGCCGCACTCGGGTGCCACCGCCAACGCCGCGGCCCTGCACGCCATCGCGACGGTCGGCGACACGATCCTCGGCCTCGACCTGGCCAACGGCGGTCACCTGACGCACGGCATGAAGCTCAACTTCTCCGGCAAGCTCTACAAGCCGGTCGCCTACCACGTGGTCCCCGAGACCGGACTGGTCGACATGGACGAGGTGCGCTCGCTGGCCCACGAGCACAAGCCGCAGGTCATCATCGCCGGTTGGTCGGCCTACCCCCGTCAGCTCGACTTCGCGCTCTTCCGCGAGATCGCCGACGAGGTCGGTGCCAAGCTGTGGGTCGACATGGCTCATTTCGCCGGTCTCGTGGCAGCGGGCCTGCACCCCAGCCCCCTCCCCCACGCGCACATCGTCACCACCACGACGCACAAGACGCTCGGCGGCCCGCGCGGTGGCGCGATCCTGACCAACGACGACGACGTCGCCAAGAAGATGCGCTCGGCGGTGTTCCCCGGCCAGCAGGGCGGACCGCTCGAGCACGTCATCGCCGCCAAGGCCGTCGCGTTCAAGATGGCGCTCGAGCCGTCGTTCAAGGAGCGCCAGCAGCGCACCATCGAGGGTGCCCAGATCCTCGCGGCCCGCCTGCTCGCCGACGACATGACGGGTGCCGGCGTCAAGGTGCTCAGCGGCGGCACCGACGTCCACCTGGTGCTCGTCGACCTGCGCGACTCCGAGCTCGACGGACAGCAGGCCGAGGACCGGCTGCACGAGGCGGGCATCACGGTCAACCGCAACGCCGTCCCCAACGACCCGCGTCCCCCGATGGTGACGTCGGGCCTGCGCATCGGCACGCCCGCCCTGGCCACCCGGGGCTTCGGCGCCGAGGAGTTCACAGAGGTCGCCGACATCATCGCGGCCGCCCTGCAGCCGGGCGACGTCGATCTCGAGGGCCTGCGCAAGCGGGTCACGGTGCTGGCCGAGCGCTTCCCGCTCTACCCCGACATCACGCCGTTCACGGCGTGA